From a single Luteolibacter flavescens genomic region:
- a CDS encoding zinc-ribbon domain-containing protein — protein sequence MTRRGSKAEARRADLFRSSRIAKLLSRGWIKEASEIPADAIPVDPDLVSFGSERSYSHPAYFRDYTFLCSDCGVPGVWTAEDQRWYYETTKAASYQVAVRCRECRLKERERIREARRRAGHDPDGK from the coding sequence ATGACCCGCCGTGGATCCAAAGCCGAGGCCCGACGAGCCGATCTCTTCCGCTCGAGCCGGATCGCCAAGCTCCTGAGCCGCGGCTGGATCAAGGAGGCCTCGGAGATACCCGCCGATGCGATCCCGGTGGACCCGGATCTGGTGAGCTTTGGCAGCGAGAGGTCATATTCCCACCCGGCGTATTTCCGGGATTACACCTTTCTCTGCAGCGACTGTGGGGTGCCCGGTGTCTGGACCGCCGAGGACCAGCGCTGGTATTATGAAACGACCAAAGCCGCGTCCTATCAGGTCGCGGTCCGGTGCCGGGAATGCCGTCTGAAGGAGCGGGAACGGATCCGCGAAGCGAGGCGGCGAGCCGGGCACGATCCCGACGGCAAATAG